One genomic segment of Brevibacillus laterosporus LMG 15441 includes these proteins:
- a CDS encoding PLP-dependent aminotransferase family protein, translating to MEWQPNRKSRIPIYKQISQYLEQRITNGEYPSGTILPSERLLSKELDVNRSTIVAAYEELRASGIVESLRGKGTIVSRDIWGASRKRIPNWEKLIETGSFLPNTAMMRSIRKETFGLDLIDLASGELSPDLSASSYFQSIMSNETFTYHVGYDHPQGNLKLRETIALHLKESRNISATPSSILITSGAQQALYLIVQCLLQPGDAVAIEDPSYCYSLPLFRSAGLRTFLLPVDDSGINPDDIVELHKQHRIKMVFLNPNFQNPNGSYLSVERRKRVLEISSDLGIPIIEDDPYSLTAFDNTQATTLKSLDENGTVLYVSSLSKIVASGLRIGWIFGPQTVIERLADAKQQIDFGHSIIPEWLATKFLSSEDFPAHLHKLRNSLAINKDKMTFSLYDQLEDQVEFLAPEGGIHIWCRIKENVNEQQLVKEAIRQGIVYVPGSVFGTQKGYVRFTFGRVMDDQIHEAVSRFSTALRNVKKST from the coding sequence ATGGAATGGCAACCCAATCGTAAAAGTCGAATCCCTATATATAAGCAAATTTCACAATATCTTGAACAGCGTATTACGAATGGAGAATATCCTTCAGGTACAATCCTTCCTTCCGAACGTTTACTTTCCAAGGAATTAGATGTAAATCGTTCGACCATTGTAGCTGCTTATGAAGAATTGCGTGCCTCCGGTATTGTGGAAAGCTTACGGGGAAAAGGGACGATTGTAAGCCGGGATATCTGGGGAGCATCTCGCAAGCGCATTCCAAACTGGGAGAAACTGATTGAAACAGGGTCCTTTCTTCCAAACACAGCAATGATGCGTTCGATACGAAAAGAGACTTTTGGTCTTGATTTGATCGATCTGGCAAGCGGGGAGCTATCACCTGATTTATCTGCTTCCTCCTATTTTCAAAGCATCATGTCCAATGAAACTTTCACTTATCACGTAGGTTACGACCATCCACAGGGTAACCTGAAGCTACGTGAAACCATCGCTTTACACTTAAAGGAATCGCGGAATATCTCTGCAACACCATCATCTATATTAATTACTTCCGGGGCCCAGCAAGCTCTATACTTGATTGTTCAGTGCTTATTGCAACCAGGCGATGCAGTTGCAATTGAAGACCCCTCCTATTGTTATTCTTTGCCGTTATTTAGATCAGCAGGACTAAGAACCTTCCTACTGCCTGTTGATGATAGCGGGATTAATCCAGATGATATTGTAGAGTTACATAAACAGCATCGTATAAAGATGGTCTTTCTTAACCCCAATTTTCAAAATCCGAATGGGTCATATTTAAGCGTAGAGCGTCGAAAGCGGGTTCTAGAAATCTCCTCTGACTTAGGCATACCGATCATTGAGGATGACCCATACAGTCTAACAGCCTTTGATAACACACAAGCTACAACACTAAAATCGCTTGATGAAAACGGTACGGTTCTCTATGTCAGTTCTCTAAGCAAAATTGTTGCATCTGGTCTGCGCATTGGCTGGATATTTGGCCCGCAAACGGTTATTGAACGTTTAGCAGACGCCAAACAGCAAATCGATTTTGGACATAGTATTATACCGGAATGGCTTGCAACCAAGTTTTTATCGTCTGAGGATTTCCCTGCCCATTTACACAAGCTTCGGAACTCACTCGCGATTAACAAGGATAAAATGACGTTTTCCTTATATGATCAGCTTGAGGATCAGGTAGAGTTTCTGGCACCTGAGGGCGGGATTCACATTTGGTGCAGAATAAAGGAGAATGTTAACGAGCAGCAATTAGTCAAGGAAGCTATCAGACAAGGGATTGTGTATGTTCCAGGAAGTGTATTCGGTACACAAAAGGGCTATGTTCGCTTTACTTTTGGTCGCGTGATGGATGACCAGATTCATGAAGCTGTCTCTCGTTTTTCAACCGCCTTACGTAATGTCAAAAAAAGTACTTAA
- a CDS encoding PhzF family phenazine biosynthesis protein, with the protein MKTIQVYHYDAFSTQPDKGNPAGVVFTGNELTEKEMQEVAQKVGFNETAFVLASDVADLRIRYFTPGHENNLCGHATIATIYALKSTGQLEDKNHLTIETKAGILPITMEMGTDDERYITMKQATPQFEDFTGSQEELADSIGLTIDDIESDLPIKYGSTGIWTLLVPIKKLSAFTKMKPANARFPGVLQEMPKASVHPFCLETYDSQAHMHGRHFSSPFSGTREDPVTGTASGVMGAYYAQYISDDFDTKLRLVIEQGQEIQKDGRVEVTIRKHHETYDVEITGTAVYVKAFEISI; encoded by the coding sequence ATGAAGACAATACAGGTTTATCACTATGATGCCTTTAGCACGCAACCTGATAAAGGAAATCCAGCAGGTGTAGTCTTTACAGGTAATGAACTGACGGAAAAAGAAATGCAAGAGGTAGCACAAAAGGTAGGGTTTAATGAAACGGCTTTTGTACTGGCTTCAGACGTAGCTGACCTTAGAATTCGTTATTTTACACCAGGACATGAAAATAATCTCTGCGGTCACGCAACCATTGCTACGATTTATGCGCTAAAGTCTACAGGACAATTAGAGGATAAAAATCATCTAACCATTGAAACAAAAGCAGGAATATTACCAATAACAATGGAGATGGGCACAGATGATGAACGGTATATTACGATGAAGCAGGCAACTCCGCAGTTTGAGGATTTTACAGGGTCTCAGGAGGAGCTAGCAGACTCAATCGGTCTTACAATCGACGATATCGAATCTGATTTACCGATCAAATACGGAAGTACAGGTATTTGGACCCTGCTAGTACCTATAAAAAAGCTGAGTGCCTTTACAAAAATGAAGCCTGCTAATGCACGCTTTCCAGGTGTGTTACAGGAAATGCCAAAAGCATCTGTTCATCCATTTTGTCTGGAAACGTATGATTCTCAAGCACACATGCATGGACGCCATTTCTCCTCGCCGTTTTCAGGTACAAGGGAGGACCCTGTGACAGGCACGGCTTCAGGCGTGATGGGAGCCTATTATGCTCAATATATAAGCGATGATTTTGATACAAAACTACGTCTCGTGATCGAACAAGGTCAGGAAATCCAAAAGGACGGTAGGGTAGAGGTAACCATTCGTAAACATCATGAAACGTATGATGTTGAGATTACGGGTACGGCCGTTTATGTGAAAGCATTCGAAATCTCTATCTAA
- a CDS encoding metallophosphoesterase, producing MLGEILSLTIVKYSLSILLILIILGVAGLIYAAYVEPKSMVITRHQLEISRLLDKKQGLTIIQFSDTHVGPHFSLAQLKEVVTLINEQKPDLIVFTGDLLDRVRSFKESKDELIAILAELNAPLGKFAVYGNHDHGGGGSKYYRQVMEQANFDLLVNDVKTIALVNKKVITIAGLDDFLLGKPKIEETLGRLDQTERLTYQKEQTLSTQLPSSTSPLAENFVICLVHEPDVADRIVSYPVDLQLSGHSHGGQVQIPLLGPVITPSLARKYKEGLYQLRQGNHTMQVYVNRGIGTTRLPIRMGSRPEIAIFNLEI from the coding sequence ATGCTTGGAGAAATCCTTTCGCTAACCATCGTCAAATATAGCCTCTCTATTTTACTTATACTAATCATCTTAGGCGTAGCTGGTTTGATATACGCTGCATACGTGGAGCCCAAGTCCATGGTGATAACTCGTCATCAGTTAGAAATTTCAAGATTGCTCGATAAGAAGCAGGGGCTTACAATCATCCAATTTAGCGATACACACGTAGGCCCCCACTTTTCGCTAGCCCAATTAAAAGAGGTTGTTACCCTCATTAATGAACAGAAGCCTGATCTGATTGTGTTCACAGGTGATCTTTTGGATCGGGTCAGGAGCTTTAAAGAAAGCAAGGACGAATTGATAGCCATTCTAGCAGAATTGAATGCTCCCCTTGGTAAATTCGCAGTGTATGGAAACCATGATCATGGCGGTGGTGGGAGTAAATATTACCGACAAGTGATGGAGCAAGCTAACTTTGATTTACTTGTCAATGATGTGAAAACGATTGCGTTGGTAAATAAAAAAGTGATTACCATCGCTGGCTTAGATGACTTTTTACTTGGCAAACCAAAGATAGAGGAGACATTAGGACGGCTTGATCAAACAGAGCGGCTTACTTATCAGAAAGAACAGACTTTATCCACTCAATTGCCCAGTTCTACTTCACCTCTTGCAGAGAATTTCGTCATATGTCTCGTTCATGAGCCTGATGTTGCTGATCGGATCGTTAGCTATCCGGTTGATCTGCAATTATCAGGGCATAGCCATGGCGGACAAGTGCAGATTCCTCTGCTGGGGCCTGTGATCACTCCTTCTTTAGCTCGAAAGTATAAAGAGGGTCTATACCAGCTTCGCCAAGGGAATCACACGATGCAAGTATACGTGAATCGAGGCATTGGGACGACAAGATTACCAATTCGTATGGGAAGTAGACCAGAGATTGCTATTTTCAACTTGGAAATATAG
- a CDS encoding glycerol-3-phosphate dehydrogenase/oxidase: MTKPFSSLSKRQILRDIQAQEYDLLVIGGGITGAGIALDAQVRGINTVLIEMQDFAAGTSSRSTKLVHGGLRYLKQLELKLVAEVGRERAIVYENAPHVTTPEWMLLPMIEGGTYGKFATSIGLRVYDALAGVRKSERRIMLNKEQTLAKEPLLAKEKLKGGGYYVEYRTDDARLTMEVMKEAVRRGATAINYMKAEDLLYENGRVYGVIAIDQFSGEKITIRAKKIINAAGPWVDTIREIDGSKKGKRLHITKGVHLVIDKKRFPLNQAIYFDTPDGRMVFAIPRDNKTYVGTTDTNYQEDIANPKMTVEDRDYILRAANFMFPSLKLTGADVESSWAGLRPLIHEDGKSPSELSRKDEIFLSESGLLTIAGGKLTGYRKMAERIVDLLVEQFKTDGQGNYPCCTTDKIRLSGGDVGGADKFKLFKTEKIKEGVSIGLSEGEAEQLVARYGSNVSQIFSRISECEAERAEAGLPAQVFGPLMYAIEEEMAMTPEDFFVRRTGELYFHIQGVRDWKEPVIAYMAKKLGWSTEETATHKKRLEQVIHDAVIPLSE; encoded by the coding sequence ATGACAAAGCCATTTTCAAGCTTATCTAAGAGACAAATATTGCGTGATATACAGGCGCAGGAATATGATCTGCTGGTGATCGGGGGCGGAATTACGGGAGCTGGAATAGCGCTGGATGCACAAGTACGTGGGATCAATACTGTTTTGATTGAAATGCAGGATTTTGCTGCTGGGACCTCTAGCCGTTCGACAAAGCTCGTTCATGGAGGCTTGCGTTATTTAAAACAACTAGAATTGAAGCTGGTTGCCGAGGTAGGGCGAGAACGAGCAATCGTGTATGAAAATGCGCCCCATGTCACCACGCCAGAATGGATGTTGCTTCCCATGATAGAAGGGGGAACATATGGTAAATTTGCTACATCAATCGGCTTACGAGTTTATGACGCACTAGCAGGGGTCAGGAAAAGTGAGCGCCGTATCATGCTCAACAAGGAGCAGACGCTGGCCAAAGAGCCGCTACTAGCCAAGGAAAAGCTAAAAGGTGGAGGTTATTACGTAGAATACCGGACAGATGATGCTCGCCTTACGATGGAAGTAATGAAGGAAGCGGTGCGACGGGGAGCAACAGCTATCAATTATATGAAAGCAGAGGACTTGTTGTATGAGAATGGCAGGGTATATGGAGTGATAGCTATAGATCAGTTCAGCGGTGAGAAAATTACGATTCGTGCTAAGAAAATCATTAATGCGGCGGGTCCATGGGTAGATACCATTCGAGAAATTGACGGCTCGAAAAAAGGGAAGAGACTGCATATCACAAAGGGTGTTCATCTTGTCATAGACAAAAAAAGATTTCCATTAAACCAAGCGATTTATTTTGACACACCTGATGGCCGCATGGTGTTTGCCATTCCCCGAGATAATAAGACCTACGTAGGAACAACCGATACGAACTATCAGGAAGACATTGCTAATCCCAAAATGACTGTAGAGGATCGTGACTACATTCTTCGTGCGGCTAATTTTATGTTCCCATCGCTTAAACTAACAGGAGCAGATGTAGAATCCAGTTGGGCAGGCTTACGTCCATTGATACACGAGGATGGCAAATCCCCGTCTGAGCTTTCGCGTAAGGACGAGATTTTTCTGTCTGAATCAGGTCTATTAACAATTGCAGGCGGGAAGCTGACTGGGTATCGCAAAATGGCTGAGAGAATTGTTGATCTACTAGTGGAGCAATTCAAAACAGACGGGCAAGGCAATTATCCATGTTGTACAACCGATAAAATTCGTTTATCTGGCGGCGACGTAGGCGGAGCTGACAAGTTTAAGTTATTCAAGACGGAAAAGATAAAAGAAGGCGTCTCAATCGGTCTATCTGAGGGGGAAGCAGAGCAGTTAGTTGCTCGCTATGGGTCAAATGTATCTCAGATTTTCTCACGAATAAGCGAATGTGAGGCAGAAAGAGCGGAAGCGGGATTGCCTGCACAGGTTTTTGGCCCTCTTATGTATGCGATAGAAGAAGAGATGGCAATGACTCCAGAGGACTTCTTTGTTCGTCGTACAGGAGAACTTTATTTTCATATACAAGGGGTTAGAGATTGGAAGGAGCCTGTTATTGCTTATATGGCTAAAAAGCTAGGGTGGAGCACAGAGGAAACAGCTACTCACAAAAAACGTTTAGAGCAAGTAATCCATGATGCCGTTATTCCACTCAGTGAATGA
- the glpK gene encoding glycerol kinase GlpK, whose product MEKKYILSLDQGTSSSRAILFNKQGQIVAMAQREFPQHFPQPGWVEHNGFEIWGSILAVIAEVLSTSNISPKEVAAIGITNQRETTIVWDKHTGKPVYNAIVWQSRQTSEICEELKAQGYSDLVRDKTGLVIDAYFSGTKLKWILDHVEGAREKAEKGDLLFGTIDTWLIWRLSGGESHVTDYSNASRTLLYNIYEQQWDDELLAMLDIPKCMLPEVRPSSEVYALTASYHFFGEQVPIAGAAGDQQAALFGQACYEMGMAKNTYGTGCFMLMNTGDKAVKSESGLLTTLAWGIDGKVEYALEGSIFVAGSAIQWLRDGLRMLKSAAESEQYAQRVESTEGVYMVPAFVGLGTPYWKSDVRGAVFGLTRGTEKEHFIRAILESLAYQTKDVLSAMEADSGIILKALRVDGGAVRNNFLMQFQSDILGVPVERPTNSETTALGAAYLAGLAVGFWESREEIASVWQIDQRFEVQMGEEERRKLYRGWKKAVEATMGFQVSSIG is encoded by the coding sequence ATGGAGAAAAAATATATTTTGTCATTAGATCAAGGCACATCTAGCTCACGTGCCATTCTGTTTAATAAGCAAGGACAGATTGTTGCCATGGCACAGCGAGAATTTCCGCAGCATTTTCCACAGCCAGGGTGGGTAGAGCATAATGGTTTTGAAATATGGGGTTCTATTTTAGCTGTCATTGCAGAGGTTCTATCCACCTCCAATATTAGCCCGAAGGAAGTAGCGGCTATTGGAATCACGAATCAACGTGAAACTACGATTGTTTGGGATAAGCATACAGGCAAGCCAGTATATAATGCGATTGTTTGGCAATCCCGTCAAACATCCGAGATATGCGAAGAGTTAAAGGCCCAGGGCTATTCAGATTTAGTACGGGATAAAACAGGCTTAGTGATCGATGCTTACTTCTCAGGGACGAAATTAAAATGGATTTTAGATCATGTAGAAGGAGCCCGTGAGAAGGCAGAGAAGGGTGACTTGCTGTTTGGAACCATTGATACATGGCTGATTTGGCGCCTATCAGGTGGGGAGAGTCATGTGACTGATTATTCGAACGCTTCCCGAACACTTCTATATAATATCTATGAGCAACAATGGGATGATGAGTTATTAGCCATGCTCGATATTCCTAAGTGCATGCTACCTGAGGTTCGACCATCATCAGAAGTGTATGCGCTTACAGCGTCGTATCATTTCTTTGGCGAACAGGTACCTATTGCTGGTGCGGCGGGAGATCAGCAGGCGGCTTTATTTGGGCAGGCATGCTACGAGATGGGGATGGCAAAAAACACCTATGGAACAGGCTGCTTCATGCTTATGAACACAGGAGACAAGGCAGTTAAATCGGAAAGTGGACTACTAACGACCCTCGCATGGGGCATCGATGGTAAAGTCGAGTATGCGCTAGAGGGCAGTATTTTTGTTGCCGGCTCGGCTATTCAATGGCTACGTGATGGGCTTCGGATGTTAAAGTCAGCGGCTGAGAGTGAGCAATATGCACAACGAGTAGAATCGACAGAAGGGGTATATATGGTTCCAGCCTTTGTTGGATTAGGTACACCCTATTGGAAGAGTGACGTGCGAGGAGCTGTATTTGGATTGACGCGCGGGACAGAAAAGGAGCATTTTATCCGGGCTATTCTTGAATCGCTTGCGTATCAAACAAAAGATGTCCTTTCTGCCATGGAGGCGGATTCAGGGATTATTTTAAAAGCCTTGCGTGTAGACGGTGGGGCCGTGAGAAATAATTTCTTGATGCAATTCCAAAGCGATATCCTTGGCGTTCCAGTAGAGCGACCTACTAATAGCGAAACGACAGCATTAGGAGCGGCTTATCTAGCTGGTCTAGCTGTTGGATTCTGGGAAAGTCGTGAGGAGATTGCCTCTGTTTGGCAGATTGATCAGCGCTTTGAGGTACAGATGGGGGAAGAGGAGAGAAGGAAATTATATCGTGGATGGAAAAAAGCAGTAGAAGCAACAATGGGCTTCCAAGTATCGTCTATCGGTTGA
- a CDS encoding MIP/aquaporin family protein: MSPFVGELVGTMLLIILGGGVVGGVVLNKSKAQHSGWIVITIGWGLAVTMGAYAVGGISGAHLNPALTIALATIDRFAWADVPLYIVAQMIGAFLGAVIVWLHYLPHWKQTEDKGAKLAVFATDPAIPNTLGNLLSEIIGTFILVFGILAIGANKFVDGLNPFVVGLLIISIGVSLGGTTGYAINPARDLGPRLAHFLLPIAGKGSSNWSYAWIPVFGPIIGGVLAALFYKIVFLA; this comes from the coding sequence ATGTCGCCATTTGTAGGTGAATTAGTTGGGACTATGCTTTTAATTATTTTGGGGGGCGGTGTCGTAGGAGGGGTTGTCCTTAATAAATCAAAAGCTCAGCATTCAGGATGGATTGTCATCACGATTGGCTGGGGGTTGGCAGTTACGATGGGAGCGTATGCTGTTGGGGGAATAAGTGGTGCCCATCTGAATCCAGCCCTTACGATTGCGTTGGCCACCATTGACAGATTTGCATGGGCGGACGTACCGTTGTATATCGTGGCACAAATGATCGGAGCTTTCTTAGGAGCCGTGATTGTTTGGCTGCACTATCTGCCTCACTGGAAGCAAACGGAGGACAAGGGTGCGAAACTGGCTGTTTTTGCAACTGATCCGGCCATTCCAAATACGCTAGGGAACCTGTTAAGTGAAATCATAGGTACTTTTATTTTAGTTTTTGGTATTCTTGCGATTGGAGCGAATAAATTTGTAGATGGATTAAATCCGTTTGTCGTAGGACTTTTAATCATTAGCATCGGGGTATCCCTTGGTGGCACGACAGGGTATGCCATTAACCCGGCAAGAGATTTAGGACCACGTTTGGCCCACTTTCTGTTACCGATTGCTGGGAAAGGATCATCCAACTGGAGTTATGCTTGGATTCCGGTTTTCGGGCCTATTATAGGAGGAGTATTGGCAGCGCTGTTCTATAAAATCGTATTTCTTGCTTAG
- a CDS encoding glycerol-3-phosphate responsive antiterminator: MDFLHQKVLPAVRQMKDFEALLKSRFEYLVLLDSHVGQLKHIVQMSKKHHKKMLVHVDLINGLRNDEYATEFLCQEIRPAGVISTRKSAVLTAKKNKVLAIQRLFLLDTTALETSYRLLEQTQPDYIEVLPGIMPHIIAEVYERVKIPVLAGGLIRTVEDAECAFSGGAVAVTTSRKEIWHHYENK; this comes from the coding sequence ATGGATTTTTTACATCAGAAAGTGTTGCCGGCAGTTCGGCAGATGAAGGACTTCGAGGCACTGCTTAAAAGTCGTTTTGAATATTTAGTATTGTTGGATAGCCATGTGGGGCAATTAAAGCATATCGTCCAGATGTCGAAAAAGCATCATAAAAAAATGCTTGTACATGTTGATCTTATCAATGGCTTACGAAATGATGAATATGCAACTGAATTTTTATGTCAGGAAATTCGACCAGCCGGTGTGATTTCCACGCGCAAGAGTGCCGTATTAACCGCCAAGAAAAATAAAGTCCTAGCAATCCAACGATTATTTTTGCTGGACACTACAGCGCTTGAAACAAGCTACCGTCTTTTGGAACAGACACAGCCTGATTATATCGAGGTATTACCTGGCATTATGCCGCATATTATTGCCGAAGTATATGAGCGTGTGAAAATTCCTGTGCTTGCGGGTGGGTTAATCAGAACTGTGGAGGATGCTGAGTGTGCCTTTAGTGGTGGGGCTGTTGCGGTAACAACATCGCGGAAAGAGATTTGGCACCATTATGAGAATAAATAA
- a CDS encoding GNAT family N-acetyltransferase: MAQIVPVLKQSKSRVISFRSPTAKDASRIRKHYERVFHDNPFMLTSGEEFIANDEQVAAGIDTFWNDPNKVAFIAECEKDLIGIMTVTPRETKRVQHVGMIALTIKEEWRGQRIGGLFFEVMLEWAEAHPVIEKLSGEAFAHNERSLRLLKSFGFVEEGRKIAEVKYPDGTYVDTIFIAKSVKGNEKELCCESSVASSKNPVTMMHDSF; the protein is encoded by the coding sequence ATGGCTCAGATCGTACCTGTGTTGAAACAAAGCAAATCGCGTGTTATTTCATTTCGTTCACCGACAGCAAAGGATGCTTCGAGGATTCGCAAGCATTACGAGCGAGTCTTTCATGACAATCCCTTTATGCTCACCTCTGGAGAGGAATTTATCGCAAATGATGAGCAAGTCGCCGCTGGTATTGATACCTTCTGGAATGATCCTAACAAAGTGGCCTTTATCGCAGAATGTGAGAAGGATTTAATAGGAATTATGACCGTCACGCCAAGAGAAACGAAGAGAGTACAGCATGTAGGCATGATTGCTTTAACAATTAAAGAAGAGTGGCGGGGGCAAAGAATTGGCGGTCTTTTTTTTGAAGTCATGCTAGAGTGGGCAGAGGCACATCCTGTAATTGAAAAGCTTTCGGGTGAAGCATTTGCACATAATGAAAGATCCCTTCGTTTACTCAAGAGCTTTGGGTTTGTAGAAGAGGGAAGGAAGATCGCAGAAGTCAAATATCCTGATGGTACATATGTAGACACGATTTTTATCGCGAAATCGGTAAAAGGCAATGAGAAAGAGTTGTGCTGTGAATCCAGTGTTGCATCATCGAAAAATCCTGTTACAATGATGCATGATAGTTTTTGA